A window of the Isosphaera pallida ATCC 43644 genome harbors these coding sequences:
- the dnaK gene encoding molecular chaperone DnaK yields MAEGEKIIGIDLGTTNSVVAVLEGGEPVVIANQEGSRLTPSVVAFTTKGDSILVGEPAKRQAVTNPTGTIYSIKRFMGRRHSEVEAEEKMVPYKVVGGPNDYVKVEAGGKTLTPPEVSAMVLRKLKEAAESYLGHKVRKAVITVPAYFNDAQRQATKDAGQIAGLEVMRIINEPTAAALAYGLDKKKNEKIAVFDLGGGTFDISILDVADGVFEVLSTSGDTHLGGDDWDEALIDFIAEEFKREQGIDLRKDPMALQRLKEAAEKAKKDLSFQTQAEINLPFITADQTGPKHLMQTITRSQFEKLTDHLFERCRRPVFKALEDAKLKPSDIDEVVLVGGSTRMPRVQQIVKDIFGKEPHKGVNPDEVVAIGAAIQGGVLTGDVKDLLLLDVTPLSLGVETKGGVFTVLVPRNTTIPTKKQEIFTTAEDGQTAVTIQVFQGERPMAADNRLLGKFNLEDIPPARMGVPQIEVTFDIDANGILQVSAVEKGTGKQASVRIEASGGLSKEEIERMQREAEANAASDKKRRELAEARNEADQAVYRIEKTLEDAKDKLTEADTQAVKAAIERVKNAVKGDSIEAIRQATEDLKKAGMAMSEHLYASNQAGSSSPVGAGATTGNSAHKEDETIDVEFEEKK; encoded by the coding sequence ATGGCTGAAGGCGAAAAGATCATCGGGATTGACCTGGGAACCACCAACTCGGTGGTGGCGGTGTTGGAAGGCGGTGAGCCGGTCGTCATCGCCAACCAGGAGGGAAGCCGGTTGACACCCTCGGTCGTGGCCTTCACTACCAAGGGCGACTCGATCCTGGTGGGGGAACCTGCTAAGCGTCAGGCGGTCACCAACCCTACCGGCACCATTTACTCGATCAAGCGATTTATGGGCCGTCGTCATTCCGAAGTCGAGGCGGAAGAGAAGATGGTGCCCTACAAGGTGGTCGGCGGCCCCAACGACTACGTCAAGGTTGAAGCCGGCGGCAAAACCCTGACCCCGCCGGAAGTCTCGGCGATGGTGTTACGCAAGCTCAAGGAAGCAGCCGAAAGCTACTTGGGCCATAAAGTACGCAAGGCGGTCATCACTGTGCCGGCCTACTTCAACGATGCCCAGCGTCAAGCCACCAAGGACGCCGGCCAGATCGCCGGGCTAGAGGTGATGCGGATCATCAACGAACCGACCGCCGCGGCGCTGGCCTATGGCTTGGACAAGAAGAAGAACGAGAAGATCGCGGTCTTCGACTTGGGCGGCGGCACCTTCGATATTTCCATCCTCGACGTGGCCGACGGCGTCTTCGAGGTCCTTTCCACCAGCGGTGACACCCACCTGGGCGGCGACGACTGGGATGAAGCCCTGATCGACTTCATCGCCGAGGAATTCAAGCGTGAGCAAGGAATCGACCTCCGCAAAGACCCCATGGCGCTGCAACGGCTCAAGGAAGCGGCAGAAAAAGCCAAGAAGGATCTCTCCTTCCAGACCCAGGCCGAAATCAACCTGCCGTTCATCACCGCCGACCAAACCGGTCCCAAGCATTTGATGCAAACCATCACCCGGTCCCAGTTCGAGAAACTTACCGACCATCTCTTCGAGCGGTGCCGTCGCCCCGTCTTCAAAGCGCTTGAGGACGCCAAGCTCAAGCCGTCGGACATCGACGAAGTGGTGCTGGTGGGTGGCTCGACCCGAATGCCGCGAGTCCAGCAGATTGTCAAAGACATCTTCGGCAAAGAACCGCACAAGGGAGTCAACCCCGACGAGGTCGTTGCCATTGGCGCGGCGATTCAGGGTGGCGTGCTGACCGGCGACGTCAAGGACCTGCTGCTGCTGGATGTCACTCCGCTGTCGCTGGGTGTGGAAACCAAGGGTGGCGTGTTCACCGTGCTGGTGCCCCGCAACACCACCATCCCCACCAAGAAGCAAGAGATCTTCACCACTGCCGAAGACGGCCAGACCGCGGTCACGATTCAGGTCTTCCAAGGTGAACGCCCGATGGCTGCCGACAACCGCTTGCTAGGCAAGTTCAACCTGGAAGACATCCCGCCAGCCCGCATGGGAGTTCCCCAGATCGAAGTCACCTTCGACATCGACGCCAACGGCATCCTTCAAGTCTCGGCTGTGGAGAAAGGCACCGGCAAGCAAGCCTCGGTGCGGATCGAAGCCTCCGGCGGCCTCTCCAAAGAAGAGATCGAACGGATGCAACGCGAAGCGGAAGCCAACGCCGCCTCCGACAAGAAGCGTCGGGAACTGGCCGAAGCCCGCAACGAGGCCGATCAGGCGGTCTACCGCATCGAAAAGACCCTGGAGGACGCCAAGGACAAGCTCACCGAGGCCGACACCCAGGCAGTCAAGGCCGCGATCGAGCGGGTCAAGAACGCCGTGAAAGGCGACTCGATCGAAGCGATCCGCCAAGCCACCGAGGATCTCAAGAAGGCGGGCATGGCAATGTCCGAACATCTCTACGCCAGCAACCAGGCCGGTTCCAGCTCCCCCGTAGGCGCAGGCGCGACCACCGGCAACTCGGCCCACAAAGAGGACGAAACCATCGACGTCGAGTTCGAAGAGAAGAAGTGA
- a CDS encoding efflux RND transporter permease subunit — protein MARFFIDRPVFANVLAILTIIFGWVALQRLPIEQYPEITPPTVTVTTIYPGASAQVVNDTVAVPIEQQVNGVERMLYMSAVCAADGSYNLTVTFEIGTDLDVAQVLVQNRVAAAEPLLPEEVRRQGVLVKKQSVNIIQVVALFSPERTFDGLYLTNYAKLRVRDELSRIYGVGDVRVFGGSDYSMRVWLDPDKLKARRISAAEVIAAIRGQNLQVAAGQVGQPPNPSDAAFQFTVNTLGRLETPEQFEQIVVKSEPGNRLVYLKDVARVELGGQSYDQFALKNGNPAASCAIFQLPGANALEVARQVRATMKRLEKDFPEGLVYEITFDTTLFVEESIAEVYKTLFEAGVLVLLVILVFLQDWRALLIPATTVPVTIIGAFAAMAALGFTINLLTLFGLVLAIGIVVDDAIVIVENAAHHIEQGMPPREATIQAMDEVTGPIIGITLVLMAVFIPAAFLAGITGQLYRQFALTIAATALLSAINALSLKPAQSAAWLKPAPPRRWLLFRVFNAVYNRIEAVYSWIIARLVRATPLVLILFALLAAATFYGYQQIPRSFLPNEDQGYLVSIIQLPDAASLDRTREVVEKATTIFLETPGVKNAYGIGGFSFIDFSAAPNAATFFVIFDPWKQRGDDPQKSLGAIVGTLRSRFAQEMQEAFVLIFPPPAIRGLGAVGGFQLQIQDKQGLGGEELAKFVAELREDAAGQSKLAAVNTTFRANVPQLFIDIDRVKVEALGVHLDDVFTTLQATMGSTYVNDFNKFGRTFQVRVQADHPYRLRPDDIRRIEVRNNRGDMVPIGAMATIRSVVGPQVIPRYNLYPSALVTGEAAPGVSSGDAIAIIESMLDAKLTPALGYEWTGISYQEKIVGSEAILVFVMAVLMVYLVLAAQYESWILPWAVILTVPLALLGAALATVIRGMDINIYTQIGIVLIIALASKNAILIVEFARAKRQAGTPIHQAAVEAARLRFRPIIMTSLAFIMGVFPLVIAEGAGAAGRRALGTAVFGGMIASTVLAVFVIPSFYVAAESLRTALNQPTNRSANVSQTRRNDNHNHNPAPTPTAKGTPGDRDEPTNGVESSALKPPSGHATDLVSSES, from the coding sequence ATGGCTCGGTTTTTCATTGATCGCCCGGTCTTCGCCAACGTGCTGGCGATCTTGACCATCATCTTCGGCTGGGTGGCCCTGCAGCGTCTACCTATCGAACAGTATCCCGAGATCACCCCGCCGACCGTCACGGTCACGACGATCTATCCCGGGGCCAGCGCGCAAGTGGTCAACGACACGGTGGCCGTGCCAATCGAACAGCAGGTCAACGGAGTCGAGCGGATGCTTTATATGTCGGCGGTCTGCGCCGCCGACGGTTCGTACAACCTGACGGTTACCTTCGAGATCGGCACCGACCTGGATGTGGCTCAAGTCCTCGTCCAAAACCGGGTCGCTGCCGCTGAGCCCCTGCTGCCGGAGGAAGTGAGGCGTCAGGGAGTCCTGGTCAAAAAACAGTCGGTGAACATCATTCAGGTCGTCGCGCTGTTTTCGCCCGAACGGACTTTCGACGGCCTCTATTTGACCAATTACGCCAAACTCCGGGTGCGGGATGAACTAAGCCGCATCTACGGCGTGGGAGATGTTCGCGTCTTCGGAGGGTCGGATTACTCAATGCGGGTCTGGCTTGACCCGGATAAACTCAAGGCCCGACGCATCAGCGCTGCGGAGGTGATCGCGGCCATCCGCGGCCAGAACCTCCAAGTGGCCGCTGGTCAGGTGGGACAACCGCCCAACCCCAGCGACGCCGCGTTCCAGTTCACCGTCAACACCCTGGGACGTCTAGAAACCCCCGAGCAATTCGAGCAAATCGTGGTCAAGTCCGAACCGGGCAACCGTCTGGTTTACCTCAAGGACGTGGCGCGGGTGGAACTTGGAGGCCAAAGTTACGACCAATTCGCACTCAAGAACGGCAACCCGGCGGCCAGCTGCGCGATCTTCCAGTTGCCGGGGGCCAACGCGCTTGAGGTAGCCCGACAGGTCCGGGCCACGATGAAGCGTCTCGAAAAAGACTTCCCGGAAGGACTGGTGTACGAGATCACCTTCGACACTACGTTGTTCGTCGAGGAGTCGATCGCCGAAGTGTACAAGACGCTGTTCGAGGCGGGCGTCCTGGTACTGTTAGTGATTCTGGTGTTCCTCCAAGATTGGCGGGCGCTGCTGATTCCGGCCACCACGGTGCCGGTGACGATCATCGGGGCGTTCGCAGCGATGGCGGCGCTGGGGTTCACCATCAACCTGTTGACCCTGTTCGGTCTGGTACTGGCGATCGGCATCGTGGTGGATGACGCAATCGTGATTGTGGAGAACGCCGCCCACCACATCGAACAGGGAATGCCCCCCCGCGAGGCGACCATCCAGGCGATGGACGAGGTGACCGGCCCGATCATCGGCATCACCCTGGTGCTCATGGCGGTGTTCATCCCCGCGGCCTTCCTGGCGGGCATCACCGGACAACTGTACCGCCAATTCGCCCTCACCATCGCCGCAACCGCGCTGCTATCGGCAATCAACGCGTTGAGCCTCAAACCAGCCCAATCGGCCGCGTGGCTCAAACCCGCCCCACCCCGCCGTTGGCTGCTGTTCCGCGTCTTCAACGCCGTCTACAACCGAATCGAGGCGGTTTATTCCTGGATCATCGCCCGTCTGGTACGGGCCACGCCGCTGGTTTTGATCCTGTTCGCCCTCCTAGCTGCCGCGACTTTTTACGGCTACCAGCAGATCCCACGTAGCTTTCTCCCCAACGAGGATCAAGGCTATTTGGTGTCGATTATCCAGCTTCCCGATGCCGCCTCGTTGGATCGAACCCGCGAGGTGGTCGAGAAGGCCACCACGATTTTCCTGGAAACACCCGGCGTCAAGAATGCCTATGGCATCGGCGGATTCTCATTCATCGATTTTTCGGCGGCTCCCAACGCGGCGACGTTCTTCGTGATCTTCGACCCTTGGAAACAGCGGGGCGACGACCCCCAAAAGAGCCTAGGAGCGATCGTGGGCACCCTGCGGAGCCGTTTTGCTCAGGAGATGCAGGAGGCGTTTGTGCTGATTTTTCCGCCGCCGGCGATCCGAGGTCTCGGCGCGGTGGGTGGCTTCCAACTTCAGATTCAAGACAAACAGGGGCTTGGCGGCGAGGAACTCGCCAAGTTTGTCGCCGAACTGCGCGAAGACGCTGCGGGCCAATCCAAGTTGGCGGCGGTCAACACCACCTTCCGCGCCAACGTCCCCCAACTTTTCATCGACATCGACCGGGTCAAGGTCGAAGCCTTGGGGGTCCACCTCGACGACGTATTCACGACTCTCCAAGCCACCATGGGGTCCACCTACGTCAACGACTTCAACAAATTCGGGCGAACCTTCCAAGTCCGGGTCCAAGCCGACCACCCCTACCGCTTGCGACCCGACGACATCCGCCGCATCGAAGTTCGCAACAATCGGGGTGACATGGTGCCGATTGGCGCGATGGCCACGATCCGCTCGGTGGTCGGTCCCCAGGTGATCCCGCGCTACAACCTCTACCCCTCAGCGCTGGTGACCGGCGAGGCGGCCCCCGGAGTCAGTTCGGGCGACGCCATCGCCATCATCGAATCCATGCTCGACGCCAAACTGACCCCCGCGCTGGGCTACGAATGGACCGGTATCTCTTACCAGGAAAAAATCGTCGGCTCCGAAGCCATCCTCGTCTTCGTCATGGCGGTGCTGATGGTTTACCTCGTGCTGGCCGCCCAGTACGAAAGTTGGATCCTGCCCTGGGCAGTGATCCTCACCGTTCCCCTCGCGCTGCTGGGAGCCGCCCTGGCGACCGTCATCCGAGGCATGGACATCAACATTTACACCCAAATCGGCATCGTACTGATCATCGCGCTAGCCAGCAAGAACGCGATCCTGATCGTGGAATTTGCTCGGGCCAAACGCCAAGCCGGAACCCCCATCCACCAAGCAGCGGTGGAAGCAGCCCGCTTGCGGTTCCGCCCAATCATCATGACGTCCTTGGCGTTTATCATGGGGGTGTTCCCCCTGGTGATCGCCGAGGGAGCTGGAGCCGCCGGGCGTCGCGCGCTAGGAACAGCCGTCTTCGGTGGCATGATCGCCAGCACCGTGCTGGCGGTCTTCGTCATCCCTTCGTTCTACGTGGCTGCCGAGTCGTTACGCACCGCGTTGAACCAACCCACGAATCGCTCCGCCAACGTCTCTCAGACTCGCCGCAACGACAATCACAATCACAATCCAGCCCCTACCCCAACCGCCAAGGGAACTCCCGGCGACCGCGATGAACCGACTAACGGTGTCGAATCCTCCGCCCTCAAACCGCCAAGCGGCCACGCAACCGACCTCGTCTCATCGGAGTCGTAA